From the Rhodococcus sp. NBC_00297 genome, one window contains:
- a CDS encoding DNA methyltransferase: MSSATDAFVLGEEFVSEHYFTTDATSQSFHAKVLAVRKEWDTVRDEGHATPRTRFVEQRAALLRTMLQFGENSDRSVVESLYGTILDALGYTGGSQFEVDRVGATDTERGPVLTVKARGLIGPAPLVIVEADANLSVEQLLARDEKSLLTPFRPNIDDSETLYSVAKTVSNLVTDDDGPQFVLVLAGSTALLTARGRWPEGRYLAVDLRLVAERADDKRGGETDRALACLSADGLAPNAEGDLWWASVIAESAKHTVGVSKDLREGVRLSIEIIANDVVARRRDAGLDQLSSVEARDLGSQSLRLLYRVLFLLYAEAKPELGVLPVGDPTYSAGYSLDRLRELLLVDLVTPRAESGTHLFDSLGLLCRRVDQGYDGGSDAASLAEGLVFRRLEADLFADSAIPLIDEVRLGNAAMQRVLRHLLLSKEVRGRDRGFISYAELGINQLGAVYEGLMSYTGFLAEETLYEVAKNGDPSKGTWVVPERRIDGVSAEDYVRIVDEHSGELVPVRHERGTFVFRLAGRERQQSASYYTPEVLTRFTVGQALAELLDQDGETTSAADILGMTVCEPALGSGAFAVEAVRQLAREYLVRRERELNEKIDPELYPIELQKVKASIALHQVYGVDLNATAVEFAEISMWLDTMVRDLEAPWFGLRLRRGNSLIGARRALIPGAELRSRGWLDATPVDVGLADVMPGEQITAPKNGIHHFLVPTSGWGSTVAAKDAKELAPEHLAGVKAWQKTLRTSPTAKQVTTLVGLAARVETLWLLATRRFEIAEAQVARDLHLWGAAPAEHPAGPVVTRAVIEASLADPDGAYRRLRRVMDAWCALWFWPLVDSEATVNGVVVAPPTLAEWVDTLTDLLGSPIAKTTREKRDGQMNLFDIRTWTDLDTAEGFDRTLSGARPVTDVLTDRPWLAVAERVSQRQGFFHWELDFASVFRRGGFDLQVGNPPWVRPRSDVDALLSEGDPWFSLATKPTQAEYRLRRSAVLEEEGIRDLAVAGTSEVAAVAAFVGDRRQYPHLDGLQPDLYRCFMERTWQHRSSSGIVTLIHPESHFTDEKAGFLREATYARLRRHWQFVNEMALYEIHNLVTFGVNVYGRQNDPGFLSAASLYSPDTVDRSLIHDGTGVEPGLKDPDGNWDLRPHAGRIITVDDTVLESWKNVLEDAGVPARRSRMVYTVNSSAAAVLEKLAAAPRVGELGLLFSPGWHEKNDRTKGYFDSSWGAPESWDDVILQGPHIHVGNPAYKTPNSTMSSNKDWSPVDLENLPADWIPATSYKPLGERSRYDAAYTSWQIPDEDGLVRTVRAVDCNRVVWRRMAANTGERTLISAMLPPGPAPLYTLYSVALPQRSVIDLVAIGAIMTSLVADFEVRSVPKSDLLFSTITRLPWISDQRIRLECAKLYGRLAFVGSVFNGLREDLASALQSSDTVPSSARVDDTAPTAVQSVPQRYISNPASRRQAQIEIDALVAFGLGVTADELCATYRTQFPVLFGYDRKTYLYDSNGRLVPQSVLVEWRKRGDSLSLDQRTATNASGNTYVYELPFQFLDREKDMREAYAVFERRFGIGGSTPPIAQKSTRAEGR; this comes from the coding sequence ATGAGTTCGGCAACAGATGCATTCGTTCTCGGAGAAGAGTTCGTCAGCGAGCACTACTTCACCACCGACGCCACCTCGCAGTCGTTCCACGCCAAAGTGCTGGCCGTGCGGAAGGAATGGGACACCGTCCGCGACGAAGGCCACGCGACACCGCGCACCCGATTCGTCGAACAACGCGCCGCGTTGTTGCGGACCATGCTTCAGTTCGGGGAAAACTCGGACCGGTCGGTCGTCGAATCCCTTTACGGCACAATTTTGGACGCGCTCGGATACACGGGTGGGTCGCAGTTCGAGGTTGATCGCGTCGGTGCGACCGACACCGAACGTGGCCCGGTTCTAACAGTGAAGGCGCGCGGGCTGATAGGGCCGGCGCCCCTGGTCATCGTCGAAGCCGACGCGAACCTGTCTGTCGAGCAGCTGCTCGCCCGCGACGAGAAGAGTCTGCTGACGCCGTTCCGTCCGAACATCGACGATTCGGAGACGCTGTACTCGGTGGCGAAAACGGTCTCGAATCTGGTAACGGACGACGATGGACCCCAGTTCGTACTAGTTCTCGCTGGTTCGACGGCGCTGCTGACCGCTCGCGGTCGTTGGCCGGAAGGTCGCTATCTGGCAGTCGATCTCCGCCTCGTCGCCGAGCGCGCCGACGACAAGCGCGGCGGCGAAACAGATCGTGCGCTGGCATGCCTGTCCGCTGATGGCTTGGCCCCCAACGCCGAGGGTGATCTGTGGTGGGCCTCGGTCATCGCGGAATCCGCCAAACACACCGTTGGTGTGTCGAAGGATCTCCGAGAGGGCGTGCGACTGTCCATCGAGATCATCGCCAACGACGTGGTGGCGCGACGCCGCGACGCCGGTCTCGACCAGCTCTCGTCGGTGGAGGCGCGCGATCTGGGAAGCCAATCGTTGCGTCTGCTGTATCGGGTGCTGTTTCTGCTCTATGCGGAGGCAAAACCGGAATTGGGCGTTCTCCCGGTAGGCGACCCGACGTATTCGGCCGGCTACAGCCTCGACCGGCTACGCGAACTGCTTCTCGTTGACTTGGTGACTCCGCGCGCAGAGAGCGGCACACACCTGTTCGACTCCTTGGGCTTGCTGTGCCGCCGAGTCGATCAGGGATACGACGGCGGAAGCGACGCCGCGAGCTTAGCCGAAGGTTTGGTGTTTCGGCGGCTCGAGGCAGACCTGTTCGCGGACAGCGCGATTCCTCTCATCGACGAGGTGCGGCTGGGGAATGCGGCGATGCAGCGCGTGCTACGGCACTTGCTGCTGAGCAAGGAAGTGAGGGGCCGCGACCGCGGGTTCATCTCTTACGCCGAACTCGGAATCAATCAGCTCGGAGCCGTATACGAAGGTTTGATGAGCTACACGGGATTCCTGGCCGAGGAAACGCTGTACGAGGTAGCGAAGAACGGCGATCCGTCCAAGGGCACGTGGGTGGTGCCGGAGCGGCGAATCGACGGTGTTTCGGCTGAGGACTACGTCCGGATTGTCGACGAGCACTCCGGGGAGCTGGTTCCCGTGCGCCACGAGCGGGGGACTTTTGTCTTCCGTCTCGCCGGCCGCGAGCGCCAGCAGTCCGCGTCGTACTACACCCCCGAGGTGCTCACCCGATTCACCGTGGGACAGGCCCTCGCCGAGCTGCTGGACCAAGACGGTGAAACCACGTCGGCTGCGGACATTCTCGGAATGACGGTATGTGAGCCGGCTCTCGGATCTGGCGCATTCGCGGTCGAGGCTGTCCGTCAGCTCGCTCGCGAGTATCTGGTGCGGCGTGAGCGTGAACTGAACGAGAAAATTGACCCTGAGCTGTACCCGATCGAGCTGCAGAAGGTTAAGGCGTCGATAGCGCTTCACCAGGTGTACGGGGTGGATCTTAATGCCACCGCTGTCGAGTTCGCCGAAATTTCGATGTGGCTGGACACCATGGTCCGCGATCTCGAGGCGCCTTGGTTCGGCCTACGGCTTCGGCGCGGTAATTCACTGATCGGTGCGCGCCGGGCATTGATTCCGGGTGCCGAGCTGCGGTCGCGCGGCTGGCTGGATGCCACACCGGTCGACGTTGGACTGGCCGACGTCATGCCGGGTGAGCAAATTACCGCACCCAAGAACGGGATTCACCACTTCCTCGTACCGACCAGTGGGTGGGGCTCGACGGTGGCTGCGAAGGATGCCAAGGAGCTGGCTCCCGAGCACCTGGCCGGCGTGAAAGCGTGGCAGAAAACTCTGCGAACGTCTCCCACCGCCAAGCAGGTGACCACCTTGGTCGGTCTCGCCGCTCGAGTCGAGACTTTGTGGCTGCTGGCAACTCGACGGTTCGAGATCGCCGAGGCCCAGGTCGCTCGTGACCTGCACCTGTGGGGCGCGGCCCCCGCAGAGCATCCCGCAGGGCCCGTGGTTACCCGTGCGGTGATCGAGGCGAGCCTCGCTGACCCCGACGGTGCGTATCGGAGACTTCGTCGAGTGATGGATGCGTGGTGTGCGCTGTGGTTTTGGCCGCTGGTGGACAGTGAGGCGACCGTCAACGGGGTAGTTGTTGCGCCGCCGACCTTGGCGGAGTGGGTCGATACGCTGACCGATTTGCTCGGCAGTCCGATTGCGAAGACCACCCGTGAGAAGCGTGACGGCCAGATGAACCTCTTCGACATCCGTACTTGGACCGACTTGGACACGGCTGAGGGATTTGATCGGACCCTATCCGGAGCACGCCCTGTTACCGATGTTCTGACAGATCGGCCGTGGTTGGCTGTTGCCGAGCGAGTTTCGCAGCGGCAAGGATTCTTTCACTGGGAACTCGACTTTGCGTCCGTCTTTCGACGTGGTGGATTCGACTTGCAGGTGGGGAATCCGCCGTGGGTGCGGCCGAGGTCGGATGTCGATGCGCTGCTGTCCGAGGGTGACCCCTGGTTCTCGCTCGCAACGAAGCCGACCCAAGCGGAGTACAGATTGCGTCGTTCGGCGGTTCTGGAGGAGGAGGGCATCCGAGATCTTGCGGTTGCCGGAACCTCAGAAGTTGCCGCCGTCGCAGCTTTTGTCGGAGATCGGCGGCAGTATCCGCACCTGGACGGTCTTCAACCGGATCTCTACCGATGCTTCATGGAACGAACGTGGCAGCACCGATCATCCTCTGGAATCGTCACCCTTATTCACCCCGAGTCTCATTTCACTGATGAAAAGGCCGGGTTTCTCCGTGAAGCCACGTACGCGCGGCTTAGACGGCACTGGCAGTTTGTGAATGAGATGGCACTGTACGAGATTCACAATCTGGTGACGTTCGGCGTTAATGTATATGGGCGGCAGAACGATCCTGGATTTCTATCGGCAGCCTCGCTATATAGCCCTGACACGGTGGACCGATCGCTGATTCACGATGGCACTGGCGTCGAACCGGGTTTAAAGGACCCTGACGGCAATTGGGACCTTCGACCCCATGCCGGCAGAATCATCACCGTCGACGACACCGTGCTCGAGTCGTGGAAGAACGTGCTCGAAGATGCCGGTGTTCCCGCGCGTCGTTCCCGCATGGTGTACACCGTGAACTCTTCAGCCGCGGCGGTCCTCGAAAAGCTTGCGGCCGCGCCGCGGGTCGGTGAACTTGGATTGCTATTTTCGCCTGGATGGCACGAGAAGAATGACCGCACCAAGGGATATTTCGACTCGAGCTGGGGTGCGCCGGAATCCTGGGATGATGTCATCTTGCAGGGACCACATATTCACGTCGGCAACCCGGCGTACAAGACCCCGAACTCGACAATGAGCAGTAACAAGGACTGGTCGCCGGTAGATCTGGAAAACCTTCCTGCCGATTGGATTCCCGCGACGTCGTATAAGCCGTTGGGAGAAAGGAGTCGATACGACGCAGCTTACACTTCTTGGCAGATCCCTGACGAGGACGGACTTGTGCGAACTGTCCGGGCAGTGGACTGCAACCGCGTGGTATGGCGCCGAATGGCGGCCAATACTGGTGAGCGCACACTCATTTCGGCGATGTTACCGCCAGGTCCGGCTCCTCTGTACACACTTTACTCGGTTGCACTGCCGCAACGCTCGGTCATCGACCTGGTCGCGATTGGAGCGATAATGACATCGCTGGTTGCCGATTTCGAGGTTCGGTCCGTTCCAAAGTCAGACTTACTATTCTCGACAATTACGCGTCTTCCATGGATTAGCGACCAGCGTATTCGTCTAGAATGCGCAAAACTGTACGGGCGCCTTGCTTTCGTAGGTTCAGTCTTTAATGGGCTGCGAGAGGACCTTGCATCTGCTTTGCAGAGTAGTGACACCGTGCCCTCGTCCGCGCGAGTAGACGACACTGCCCCAACCGCTGTCCAGAGCGTCCCGCAACGGTATATTTCCAATCCAGCAAGTCGCCGACAGGCGCAGATCGAAATTGACGCTCTCGTCGCGTTCGGTCTCGGGGTGACTGCCGATGAACTATGTGCTACCTACCGAACCCAATTTCCCGTCTTATTCGGCTACGACCGGAAGACGTACCTGTACGACTCGAACGGTCGGCTGGTCCCGCAATCGGTATTGGTAGAATGGCGCAAGAGGGGTGACTCCTTATCGCTTGATCAGCGGACAGCCACGAACGCATCGGGCAACACCTACGTCTATGAGCTGCCATTCCAGTTCCTCGACCGTGAGAAGGACATGCGAGAGGCGTACGCAGTGTTCGAGCGCCGATTTGGCATCGGTGGTAGCACACCCCCTATAGCGCAGAAGTCCACTCGGGCTGAAGGCCGTTGA
- a CDS encoding DNA cytosine methyltransferase: MSVMSVPDGSWVNCTTSHRHIDRRPIRTLRVVNSATMGDDVETQLDLSRHSMVDLFAGPGGLDVAAVWVGLAAHGIEWDAEANATRRNAQLETTEGDVRAYGPALHDAATILSGGPPCQTFTVAGTGSGRKALGHIGHLVGQMANDKDITASLKVLEDERSGLILQPLKWILGAMDAGHPYEAVVLEQVQAALPIWTAMKPVLEALGYHVICTVLRTEMFGVPQTRRRAVLLANLRTQPITPEPTHQAYRIGTARLPQGNTEPRPWVSMNDALARPEWFEVISNYGSGGNPAARGRRTCEQPSATVTGKVSRNRLVDRNGRPLPRLTAGEAGALQTFPDDYPWDLSGWAQQVGNAIPPRLGVHLLAAVFGCVPDQATLDARVAAPWTPESQPAVVLVHPQRRLADANLFDAQPV, translated from the coding sequence ATGAGCGTGATGTCCGTACCGGACGGTTCGTGGGTGAACTGTACGACGAGCCACCGACACATCGATCGGCGGCCGATCAGAACCCTCCGTGTCGTAAACTCCGCAACCATGGGCGACGATGTCGAGACGCAGCTCGACCTGTCTCGACACTCGATGGTCGATCTGTTCGCGGGTCCCGGTGGTCTCGATGTGGCTGCCGTCTGGGTCGGACTCGCTGCGCACGGCATCGAGTGGGATGCGGAGGCAAACGCCACTCGCCGTAACGCGCAGCTCGAGACCACGGAGGGCGACGTGAGGGCGTACGGACCTGCGCTCCATGATGCCGCGACCATCCTGTCCGGCGGCCCGCCGTGCCAGACGTTCACCGTGGCGGGGACGGGGAGCGGCAGGAAGGCCCTCGGCCACATCGGTCACCTGGTGGGGCAGATGGCGAACGACAAGGACATCACGGCGTCGCTGAAGGTACTAGAGGACGAGCGGTCCGGTCTGATCCTTCAACCACTGAAGTGGATCCTCGGAGCCATGGACGCCGGCCACCCGTACGAGGCCGTCGTTCTGGAACAAGTGCAGGCCGCACTGCCGATATGGACGGCGATGAAGCCGGTGCTCGAAGCACTCGGGTACCACGTCATCTGCACGGTGTTGAGGACGGAGATGTTCGGGGTACCGCAAACTCGACGACGCGCGGTGCTGCTGGCCAACCTACGAACGCAGCCGATCACGCCGGAACCGACCCACCAGGCTTATCGGATCGGCACCGCCAGGCTTCCGCAGGGAAATACCGAGCCTCGACCGTGGGTCTCGATGAACGACGCTCTCGCAAGGCCGGAGTGGTTCGAGGTCATCTCCAACTATGGGTCGGGTGGCAACCCCGCAGCTCGTGGCCGGCGAACGTGCGAGCAACCCTCGGCGACGGTGACGGGCAAAGTGTCGAGGAACCGCTTGGTCGACCGGAACGGTCGTCCTCTCCCCAGGCTCACAGCGGGGGAGGCGGGCGCGCTTCAGACTTTTCCTGACGACTATCCCTGGGATCTGTCCGGGTGGGCGCAGCAGGTGGGCAACGCCATTCCGCCGCGGCTAGGTGTGCACCTGCTCGCCGCCGTGTTCGGATGCGTGCCTGATCAGGCCACGCTGGATGCGCGTGTTGCAGCGCCGTGGACACCCGAGTCGCAGCCCGCCGTGGTTCTGGTGCACCCTCAGCGAAGGTTGGCGGACGCAAACCTGTTTGATGCGCAGCCTGTTTGA
- a CDS encoding helicase-related protein, which yields MVTKVEPVSDGFVVDVIGLSELVRDTSARFATGLDDVVEVEPTAVTIEADTSERFRRARLWLDAMVRKTPVPISEPGLTTAHRGVARPLEYQYKAVRQALHPDKLRPRILLADAVGLGKTLEIGMILSELVRRGRGDRILVVTPKHVLEQMQMELWTRFALPFVRLDSAGIQRIRQVLPATRNPFTYYKRVIISIDTLKSDRYLEHLRKQEWDAVVIDESHNVTNTAAQNNRLARLLASKTDALILASATPHNGREESFAELVRMLDPSAVLPSGELDLDQVARLVIRRHRHHPDVAGEVGSDWAERQPPRNITVPATAAEDAVARELEDVWLWPGAGGSPSSSTSRLFPWVLAKAYLSSPEALVQSLQQRRRRMDMNDEAQRREAKALDRLLELTAQQTIRQSAKYQALLAHLKEIGVSVATETRVVVFAERVATLTALHDALAKDLRMTASSGDEVGQVTVLHGGLSDVDQQRVVESFKLASSPVRILVTGDVASEGVNLHARCHHLVHYDIPWSLIRIEQRNGRIDRFGQRERPQIVTLLLTPSTPRFSGDLRVLTRLVEREHEAHRALGESSSLMGTYDVKAEEEAIRQVLAGESTLDDVVKSVDDIATGGGIEGLLAQLAQGSVDETEELPAVTTTVDGASGLYATDVDFLSAALDQVLDTPGKPPPSGVAWTRHQGSLASLVPPRDLAQRLRVLPQSYLKARRIDERFVLALTTLKGEQELVAARSGASSSAWPEAHYLAPLHPVLDWASDRVLAELGRRSIFAVRGGVPWLTVLVQSTQTNTRGQVVGASWYTVGFGDVGAPEAAMVTPYPSFAGVIAALNIADINAGDLDGVAALQPLVAAAVRGADAAAQLQSDAIVAETRARMDDWVARTDRWERERSAAKTFGDLIARADAVEREKVTATSMNPDRRLVRPLLMVVPVGDDVSAYTTTEEAAR from the coding sequence TTGGTCACCAAGGTCGAACCAGTGTCTGACGGTTTCGTTGTCGACGTCATCGGCCTCAGCGAACTGGTTCGGGACACGTCGGCGCGGTTCGCCACAGGACTCGACGACGTCGTGGAGGTCGAACCCACTGCCGTCACCATCGAGGCGGACACGTCGGAGCGTTTCCGCCGCGCTCGTCTGTGGCTCGACGCGATGGTGCGGAAGACTCCGGTACCCATTTCCGAGCCGGGTCTGACCACCGCGCACCGCGGTGTTGCTCGTCCACTGGAGTACCAATACAAGGCGGTGCGCCAGGCTCTGCACCCGGACAAACTTCGGCCCAGAATTCTGCTCGCCGACGCTGTCGGGCTGGGCAAGACGCTGGAAATCGGCATGATTCTGTCCGAGCTGGTGCGGCGCGGTCGCGGAGATCGCATTCTGGTCGTCACGCCGAAGCATGTTCTGGAACAGATGCAGATGGAGCTGTGGACGCGTTTCGCACTGCCGTTCGTTCGCCTCGATTCGGCGGGTATTCAGCGCATCCGGCAGGTTCTCCCTGCAACGAGGAACCCGTTCACCTATTACAAGCGGGTCATCATCTCGATCGACACTCTCAAGAGCGACCGCTACCTCGAACACCTGCGCAAGCAGGAGTGGGACGCGGTGGTGATCGACGAGTCGCACAACGTCACCAACACCGCTGCGCAGAACAACCGCTTGGCGCGCCTCCTTGCGTCGAAAACCGACGCTCTCATCCTGGCGTCGGCCACGCCGCACAACGGGCGTGAAGAGTCGTTCGCTGAATTGGTGCGGATGTTGGACCCGAGTGCGGTGCTGCCGTCGGGTGAGCTCGATTTGGATCAGGTTGCGCGGCTGGTGATTCGTCGCCACCGCCACCACCCCGACGTGGCAGGTGAGGTCGGTTCCGACTGGGCCGAACGTCAGCCGCCACGGAATATCACCGTTCCGGCTACGGCGGCAGAGGATGCAGTGGCGCGTGAGCTCGAAGACGTGTGGCTGTGGCCAGGAGCCGGTGGATCACCCTCGTCGAGCACATCACGGCTGTTTCCCTGGGTGCTTGCGAAGGCCTACTTGTCGTCGCCCGAAGCGCTGGTGCAGTCGCTCCAGCAACGTCGTCGCCGCATGGACATGAACGACGAAGCGCAGCGGCGCGAAGCGAAGGCGCTCGACCGCCTCCTCGAACTCACTGCCCAGCAAACCATTCGGCAGTCTGCGAAGTACCAGGCACTCCTTGCGCACCTGAAGGAGATCGGTGTGTCGGTGGCCACGGAGACGCGGGTAGTGGTGTTCGCCGAGCGGGTCGCTACCTTGACTGCACTGCACGACGCGCTGGCGAAAGACCTGCGCATGACCGCGTCCTCGGGTGATGAAGTAGGGCAAGTAACGGTGCTGCACGGTGGCCTCAGCGATGTCGACCAGCAGCGCGTGGTGGAGTCGTTCAAGCTGGCGTCGTCACCGGTGCGAATCCTGGTGACCGGCGACGTGGCATCGGAGGGCGTGAATCTTCACGCTCGGTGCCACCATCTCGTGCATTACGACATCCCGTGGAGCCTGATCAGGATCGAGCAGCGCAACGGCCGCATCGATCGGTTCGGCCAGCGTGAGCGTCCGCAGATCGTGACACTGCTTCTCACTCCCTCGACGCCGCGCTTCTCCGGAGACCTGCGTGTGTTGACTCGGCTGGTCGAGAGAGAGCACGAAGCGCATCGCGCGCTGGGTGAATCGTCCTCCCTCATGGGGACGTATGACGTGAAGGCCGAGGAGGAGGCGATCCGCCAAGTCTTGGCGGGGGAGTCGACGCTGGACGATGTAGTGAAGTCCGTCGACGACATTGCCACCGGCGGCGGAATCGAGGGTTTGCTGGCTCAACTCGCGCAGGGGTCAGTTGACGAAACCGAGGAGCTTCCAGCAGTCACCACCACTGTCGACGGCGCGTCGGGCCTCTACGCCACCGACGTCGACTTCCTGTCGGCCGCTCTGGATCAGGTGCTCGACACCCCCGGTAAGCCTCCGCCCAGCGGAGTTGCGTGGACTCGTCACCAGGGGAGCCTGGCCAGTCTGGTGCCGCCTCGCGACTTGGCGCAGCGGTTGCGAGTCCTGCCGCAGTCGTATTTGAAAGCTCGGCGCATCGACGAGCGATTCGTTCTCGCGCTGACCACGTTGAAGGGCGAGCAGGAGCTGGTGGCCGCCAGGTCGGGAGCATCGTCGTCCGCGTGGCCGGAAGCGCACTATCTCGCACCTCTGCATCCCGTGCTCGACTGGGCGTCGGATCGGGTGCTCGCCGAGCTGGGCCGGCGGAGCATCTTCGCGGTGCGCGGCGGCGTGCCGTGGCTGACCGTTCTGGTGCAGAGCACACAGACCAACACCCGCGGCCAGGTGGTCGGTGCCTCTTGGTACACCGTCGGGTTCGGTGATGTCGGAGCGCCTGAGGCCGCGATGGTCACCCCGTATCCGTCCTTCGCCGGTGTGATTGCCGCGCTGAACATCGCCGATATCAATGCGGGTGACCTCGACGGTGTCGCGGCTCTGCAACCCTTGGTCGCCGCCGCGGTGCGAGGCGCCGACGCAGCGGCGCAATTGCAGTCCGACGCGATCGTCGCCGAGACTCGTGCACGAATGGACGACTGGGTTGCCCGGACCGATCGATGGGAGCGTGAGCGTAGTGCCGCGAAGACGTTCGGCGATCTCATTGCTCGCGCCGACGCGGTCGAGCGCGAGAAAGTAACTGCGACGAGTATGAATCCGGATCGGCGTCTGGTACGCCCGCTGCTCATGGTTGTCCCCGTCGGTGACGACGTCTCCGCCTACACCACCACTGAGGAGGCCGCTCGATGA